GGCGACCTGACGCTGCTCATCGGCGCCAGCGCCGCCGTCGCCTACGTCGCCCACAGGTACCTGGGCATCGTGCCGCTGGTCGGGTTCCTGCTCACGGGCGCGCTGATCGGTCCCAACTCCCTGGGCCTCGTATCCGATCCGCACCTGGTCGAGCTGGCGGCCGAGATCGGCGTGATCCTGCTTCTCTTCACCATCGGCATCGAGTTCAGCCTGGAGCGCCTGGCGCGCATCCGGCGGCTGATTTTCGGTGGCGGAACTATGCAGGTGCTGCTCACCGGTGCGGCGGTCTTTGGAATTCTGGTGGCCTTCGGCGTGTCGGCGCGCGACGCGCTGTACACCGGCATGCTCGCCACCCTCAGCAGCACGGTCATCGCGCTCAAGCTGCTGTCGGATCGAGGCGCTACCGGAACCCCGGAAGGCCAGGCCGCGCTGGGGATCCTGCTCTTCCAGGACCTGGCGGTGGTGCTGAT
The genomic region above belongs to Gemmatimonadota bacterium and contains:
- a CDS encoding cation:proton antiporter — protein: MDPLLPLLGDLTLLIGASAAVAYVAHRYLGIVPLVGFLLTGALIGPNSLGLVSDPHLVELAAEIGVILLLFTIGIEFSLERLARIRRLIFGGGTMQVLLTGAAVFGILVAFGVSARDALYTGMLATLSSTVIALKLLSDRGATGTPEGQAALGILLFQDLAVVLMMLLLPALAGDSGGGGVLLALGEAAGIILFVLVLARRLMPPFLERVARACSPDIFLLTIIAICFGTAWLAAAAGIGVSLGAFLAGLIVSESRFSEHALSEVLPL